The genomic region TAATTATCTACTTGTTTTCAATTTATCATACAATTAACTAATTGTTCAATTAGTATTTAATTGACAATTAATCGATATTAAAGTCAACATGAATGTGCAGAGAGTTCAGTGAGTGGAAGAAAGTATTACATAGTCAACAAAGGAGTTCacagaaaacataaatatttcctttaatcaatattaatcaattaaaataataattgcttAGCTAATTGAACGAGTTGAGCATATTATGATACGTGTTATTACCTGCTTTAATTTCGCCATTTGTTCATTAACTCATAGACTCAAACTCGAGTTTTGGtggacaataaaaaattaaaacccaaACGGCATTATGTCTTGTAGTTAGTCCGTACATTTTTTTGACTCTAGAgtctagtttttaaaaataagaatagggttttaaaaagaattatattttattgaaattatatatttattcattgtTGAAAGAGCGATTAATAGTAGCAATAAATAAGCTATACTGAACCGATTTTCAAAGTAGTTACAAATTAATGCGGTACTAGTCTTAAAATGAACTTGAAAGTgccttatataaaaaaaataaatttataaagtcACTGCGCTCTTCTAATTGAGAAATTAGAGAACTTCAGTAAATTAACCTACATATATGTTCAtaattgtgataaatttaaatttacctAACAATGAATCAACTGAAATTAGTACTAATtggcaataaatatttgtaaatcaTAATGTCTGACGACATAATCTTAGGAGATTCGTTGTGAAATCACATGCAATGAAATGCCCTCACTCGATTATGTTCTTTAGGATACAGTGTTCCTGTTGGAGTAGCAGTTCATCAATTCGAAAAGTTTTATAAGTCTTTCGAGACATCGCTATGAATCCCTCGACCGCTAGTTGCAATTCTTTTCTTATACAAAGTCCTGTATTCGTATGGAAGGCGCTCTATAGTCTGGCATCCTCGCTCTGCTGCTATGCCTACCAATAAGACAGTGATCTGATAGCACTCCTACTAGAGTTCTTATGCCTTTTTGAATCTTAATAATCGATGTGTGTAGTTCATATGCCATTCATGTCGTCTTTGCCTACTTGTTGAACAAATAAGGCATTTTTCTTACCGAGACTCAGGAAGACCTATAACCTATTTGTTTATTGACATTGCAAATATCTTCGCAGTAAAACACTTATGAATATTGTCTCGAAATTTTTTgtggaaattaatattttctaaattgtaCCGAAAATTAACGCAGAACATGTTCAAGCGGTGAAAAATCCGTTTAAAATCACAGAGACAAATTATCGGATATTTTGCAAATGCAAGAAATACCCTGAGTGCACAGCGCGTGTAAAACGATGATGAATAGTGAAAAGTAACTAATAGAGGCTTTACAGGCTATTCAACTCATAAAAGGCCCTAATGAATCTCCTCACGAAAGTCATGCTGCAAATGTTGAAGCTGAAGAGGccgttaaattgaaaaatagtgTAAAAAGATGAGACGAGGAACATCCAGAAGCTCCGCAATCTGATTTGTGAAAGTCCCTGCTGCAAGTTCCTTGTGGTATTTTATCACAATTGCCTCAATGGTTGAAGAATATTCCTACGAATCTAAGAAGTTTGGAAGACCTTGGTGATGTACCTCGCAAGTTCAGAAACACCTTAGGAGGAaaacaatttttcgtttatGATTCCTTAAACGGCGATAATGCAATTGAATCAATAACGAGGCTTCTGATTTTCCCAACGAAAGAAAATTTGAGGGTCTGTGCCAGAAGAGAGCAGTAGAAGTAAAGCAGTAGAAGTAAAGCAgtggaaatagaaaaaaaaaaactttagaaaAAACGACGTAAAAGAGGAGAATAGATATTTTGGAGTAGAAATAATGATCCACTACCTTGCTTAttaaaattctacaagtcaccggcagcttatacatacattttctctTCATAGCAGTCTAATTGTAGGCTGGTGACTACAATGGTTAGTTAATCTGCTTTACAGCTACCAGGAAAATCTATTTACTTTCTTAAGTGATACAACGAGcgtgaatttaaataaaactagcAATTGTTTAACCTACTGAAGGCACTCTCAGATCCAGaccaaaaacgtaaaaaatatttgataaaatttaactGCTTCCTTTTAAACGACGTCTTTATATAATACCTTCCACCGTAGGTTATTGTACAGACAGTACAATTCTAGTAGGGATTTTGTTTGGTTTCATCCATGGAGAAGGCTGCAATAATAACAGCAGTGGAAGACCTTTGTTACCGAGCCGTCGGAAATCTTTTGtagttcgaaaaatatttacttttttcctcAGATCTAAACTATTTAGGGAAAACGCTTGACAGTTCTTCATAAGTGCTAAAATTTGAACTCTAATGGTACGTGACTGTACTTCAACAAACTTCAAAATCCGTGCAAAGATTTATTAGAAATCCATGTATCATAATTTCCTTCCTTGCTCTTACTTGCTTTCGCGGGTAAACCGACCCCCACACATAaacacttaaaaatttatttgctttgaaacACAATCAACTCACATTTGACCCTCCATCAAATTAATGCAACAGCTATTATGTTATCTATAGCTTTCCAAGTTATTACTCATATTTTCACCAGCAGCTAATGTGTACTAATAaagatttatttcaaattatctaCCATTACaggcaacacacacacaaggaAACACAAAGCTGCTGCCACACAAGACTATAAAGAAAccataaacaataacaacaactgttATACCGACAAATGCAGCTGCTGCGAACGCTTTTGTAACTAAGATTGCAGCTGCCGCATAGTTGCCagcgcaacaataacaacatttaaTTGCAACAACGGCAAATTGTTTGTGCACACAAACGTTTTGAGCCACTCAGCGCACCACAGAGCTGGGCGCCTCATTTGAGGCACGCGAGTTAACTACCAGTTTGGCGGCAATTTCATCTATAGATCGTTGTTGTAGTTGGGTGTCTGGGAAAAAAATCACAACGGAACATGAACAGCAATTAAgtgcggcagcaacaacaaacgcccACAAGCCACTGGAAACTACAAGTGAAAGAAGCAAATCAATGCAAGTTGTGCGcctacacacacgcacacatacaccgCACGGCTAAGTGCCACATGAGCAACTGATCATTTCAAGCGCCGTTGTTTGCTTATTGAATTCGCTGCTGAAAAAGAAGAGGAGGAAGAAAAAGAAGAGCGTATCAAAAGCGAAATAAAATCAGAAACGCAAAAAACTGGCAATTAGGCGCGTGAGTTGACCAGTAGCCAAGGCAGCGGCAGAGACCAACAACCGCATTGCGGTCATAAAACGAAGCGACGGCGACAACGACAAGAAAATAGCGAAAAAACGCAGCATAACCTCAAAGCTAGCAACCGCAATAAGAGCGTAATAACAAAGCTACAAATAGCTAACACACACACGCGTGCAACTTGTTTGCATTTGCCTTAAATTGCCGCATTTAATTGCAACACAAACCACAAACCAGCTGCACGAGATATCCGCAACAGGTACACAGCGCCAGCGCCAGCACCGGCAGTAACAACAAGCGCACAAACACGGCGCGGCAATTCCGAAACGAATTAGTTCAAGCGTGTGCGCACATGTTacgccaacagcaacaataacaactaagcaaacatatttacaacatATTTGGCGCAATAATCGCCAATTGACTAACGGCAAGTGCAACGACCGCaccgctgccgccgccgccatCACCGCCACCACCGCTGCACGCGCTGCCACAACCTTGGCCACGACAATTGGATTACCACAGCTGGTTTCACTGTTTTGGTTTCGGTTTTGATTGCTGCTGTTGCACACATACTGCAGCGCTTGGGGCAGCACGATTTTGGTGTTTGCAAGTTCAAGCGCAAACGCAAGCAGCAAGTTCCGTTCAATTAGCGAAGCGCGACCATAAAGAAGGCGACGGCCGCAACACGCCAGAGCGTTTGAGTAGCACGCGAGCAGGAAGTCGGTGCAGGAACCAAAGCATGTGCAAGTCGCAAACGCTGCGTGACTAAAGAAACGTGTGAAGTTGCTGCAACTTTGTTTGCCGAAACATTGCAGAGGTTGTCAACCTGCAGTTTATGGTGCGCGCGCTCCTCAACAACGCCACTACGCGCTAAGGAATGCGAAGCGCAGTGTAGCAGTGACATAAATAGCAACGGCAAATATAGTTGTTAGTGTATTCAATTTGAGCGTAACCTTGATCTTGGTGGACGTAACCATATTGCCGCTTAAGTGTACTTCCGCGCACCTTGTTAGCGCTGAGCGCCAAGTAAGCGCGTTGTCGCAACTTTTATATATTACCACACCCATCAGTCTTAAACCGCTTTAAACTACAGTGATTTCCCAACGCTTCAGCGCGTACCACTTCCACCTACTGTACCTGACCTCTTCTCAACGCTCACCGCCGCGCCTTACACGTGCCGCGCTCAATGTAAGATGTTAGCAATCGCCAAATGGAGTCTGCTTGCCACAATTGTTAACAGTTTGCTGTTATGTACTTTAGCCATTGAGCGGCCGCCAGCGCATGCCCACGTAGGCAATGTAGCGTCACAAACCGCATCCGCGCATCAACAAGCAACACAAACGACGCGTAATGTGCGCGAAAGCACAGCGTATACCGCGCCACATACGACGCATTTGAAGCAAGCATCATTGTTGAATACAGCCTCAGCGGTAACTGTAGCGCCTGCCGCCGACAGCCAACGCAACGCGCGCAACCTTTACGCGCCTTTTAATACCTTCAGCAAGTTGGATGAAGCGCCTTTTACCGATTGGCACCGACGCGCCGATGGCACAGTAGTGCAAACTTTTGGCGCTTATCGTAGTGGACGCGCCCTTGCCGCGGTCGCGCAACAGCCACAAATGCAAATGCACAACGCCGCCGCACAGCGTCGCTCTGATGTTATTACTACCGTGGAGGTAATACCAGCACCCGGTATTGAACTCTCCAGCAGTACAAACAATGCTGCGGCCGGTAATGTACCCATCACAATACCGAAGCAAGTCGTGCCTGACGCAAATGCCGCAGCAACCGCGCCAGTCGCCGCTCCGGTCATAGTGAACGCGACGCGTAGTTCACGGCAGCGCAACTATGTCTATATACCGCTGCAACAGCAAGCTACCAGCACAACATTGTTGCCAAAACGCAACAATAGCTCGTTTGGTTATTTGGGTCCACCAGTCCATGCTGTCGCAGCGGCTGTTCAAGAGTTCGGCGAAGAGTTATTAAATGCGCGCACCGATCGCAGCGATCTAGCAACTGCGCCAGCGCCTGGCGCACCAATCACATCCACAGACAAAGTCGATTTTGATGATGAGGATCCGGCGCGTCGCAATGGATTCAAATTTCCGAGTTATAGCCTCAAACCAGCTAGTCCCTTCTATCCACAAGGTTACCGCGAGGATAATCCCATCTTCACGGAAGCCACAGGTTTCGAGGCACCTTATAGCGAAGACGCGCTGGCGCAAGACACACGTCACACGCGGCAGCTCATCTATGAAAACAGCGACGCCACACCGATTTCACATCCCTTCGAATTTCCCGGCTTGGTTTCCAATAACAAGCCGCATACTTTGAGCTCCGCCATCGCTGCGGGTAAATTGTTTCGTGAAGAGGTGACCAAGTTTGGTGATGTGAATGGTCCCATAACAGCGGTGCCACAGCGTCCACAACGCGGTTTGTTCTTTGGTGATACGGAATTTCGTACGGGTCCGCCACGCCCATTTGTTCCACAGAAAGCGTTTAATGAATACGTCGGACCAAATGGCCCCGTCGATTATCAGAGTTCGAGAAAGAGTCGCTTTTTCCCCTTCAAATCGTCACGCAGTCCACGAGTCGTCTTCCCGGTTAACGATAACATTGGCACGACGGGACCTAGTGGTACCGGCAATGGCGTATATTTCAGCGATAGCGTGGCTTTCAGGTAAGTGGTGAATATTATTAAAGTTGATGGTATAAAATGGTTTAGTGTATCTGCCATTTGGTATTTGAATTTCGTTGAGATCTGAGCTGCTAGCCGAGGTATTCAGCCAACTTAGTATGTAGGGATGATACTCTGCAGAAATTGCTGGTGGGCTAATGCTAAAATCTATTGCGTTAAAAACCTGGTTGGTCTCGGAGTACGTCCACCTCCCGTCATCATTAGATTGGTGTGGTAAGTGCAGGTTCAGACGACTTCCTGTTTGCGCTGGTCTGATATGATTACACTGCTTCATCAGAGCACGTGTCAATGCTCACCTTGACACTACCTTTCCGGTAGGTTGATACTAGCTCTGAGGCCGGACCCTTAAggcttgaaaaattatttagaaaaaactaAAGCGGAATCGACCTTTACGATAAAGGAATGTAACTCGAG from Bactrocera tryoni isolate S06 chromosome 3, CSIRO_BtryS06_freeze2, whole genome shotgun sequence harbors:
- the LOC120770263 gene encoding serine proteinase stubble, whose product is MLAIAKWSLLATIVNSLLLCTLAIERPPAHAHVGNVASQTASAHQQATQTTRNVRESTAYTAPHTTHLKQASLLNTASAVTVAPAADSQRNARNLYAPFNTFSKLDEAPFTDWHRRADGTVVQTFGAYRSGRALAAVAQQPQMQMHNAAAQRRSDVITTVEVIPAPGIELSSSTNNAAAGNVPITIPKQVVPDANAAATAPVAAPVIVNATRSSRQRNYVYIPLQQQATSTTLLPKRNNSSFGYLGPPVHAVAAAVQEFGEELLNARTDRSDLATAPAPGAPITSTDKVDFDDEDPARRNGFKFPSYSLKPASPFYPQGYREDNPIFTEATGFEAPYSEDALAQDTRHTRQLIYENSDATPISHPFEFPGLVSNNKPHTLSSAIAAGKLFREEVTKFGDVNGPITAVPQRPQRGLFFGDTEFRTGPPRPFVPQKAFNEYVGPNGPVDYQSSRKSRFFPFKSSRSPRVVFPVNDNIGTTGPSGTGNGVYFSDSVAFRDQNFGLNDLAAIQDVRNEFSLQDIDGTSESSLTGAPSSGTFKEKVDITTELECQHRGGTCEFFLGCWMSGGLLQGTCNGLLRGCCHRTAKSANLRTSDFVGNTIDLTDLPHKNYGPVKNDASCGISLAKQAAQRRIVGGDDAGFGSFPWQAYIRIGSSRCGGSLVSRRHVVTAGHCVARATPRQVHVTLGDYVINSAVEPLPAYTFGVRRIDVHPYFKFTPQADRFDVSVLTLERPVHFMPHIAPICLPEKNEDFLGKFGWAAGWGALNPGSRLRPKTLQAVDVPVIENRICERWHRQNGINVVIYPEMMCAGYRNGGKDSCQGDSGGPLMHEKNGRWYLIGVVSAGYSCASRGQPGIYHRVPYTVDWISYVVGLTTNV